A genomic window from Glycine soja cultivar W05 chromosome 10, ASM419377v2, whole genome shotgun sequence includes:
- the LOC114370862 gene encoding cucumisin-like translates to MISLSLWHLLLVLSCVLLLTQTYSEDDQKTYIVYMGDHPKGVIQSAESLHISMVQNILGSKFAPDALLHSYKKSFNGFVVKLTEEEAVRMAELDGVVSVFPNKKNELHTTRSWDFIGLSQNVKRTSIESDIIVGVIDSGIWPESDSFDDEGFGPPPQKWKGTCHNFTCNNKIIGAKYFRMDGSYEKNDIISPRDTIGHGTHCASTAAGNSVIESTSFFGLASGTARGGVPSARIAVYKSCWSSGCDDADILQAFDEAIEDGVDIISISLGPREVEYSDYFNDVFAIGAFHAMKKGILTSISAGNSGPEFYTISKNAPWSLSVAASTIDRKFFTRVQLGDGTIYEGVSVNTFDLKNESYPLIYGGDAPNITGGYNSSISRLCLQDSLDEDLVKGKIVLCDGFRGPTSVGLVSGAAGILLRSSRSKDVAYTFALPAVHLGLNYGALIQSYINLTSDPTATIFKSNEGKDSFAPYIASFSSRGPNAITPNILKPDLAAPGVEILAAWSTIVPPSNVKGDKRIANYTIQSGTSMACPHATAAAAYIKSFHPNWSPAAIKSALMTTATPMSVALDPEAEFAYGAGQIHPIKALNPGLVYDASEIDYVNFLGEQGYDTKKLRSITNDNSSCTQPSDGIGWDLNLPSFAVAVNTSTSFSGVVFHRTVTNVGFATSTYKARVTIPSSFLKFKVEPDVLSFSFVGQKKSFTLRIEGRLNFDIVSSSLIWDDGTFIVRSPIVMFAA, encoded by the exons ATGATTTCTCTGAGCTTGTGGCATCTCCTCCTCGTACTTTCATGTGTTCTTCTTTTGACTCAGACATATTCTGAAGATGACCAAAAG ACCTACATTGTCTACATGGGTGATCATCCAAAGGGAGTAATTCAATCCGCAGAATCACTTCACATCAGTATGGTTCAAAATATCCTCGGCAG CAAATTTGCACCGGATGCTTTGCTACATAGCTACAAGAAGAGTTTTAATGGATTTGTTGTAAAGCTAACAGAAGAGGAAGCAGTGAGAATGGCAG AATTGGATGGTGTTGTTTCTGTTTTCCCAAACAAAAAGAACGAACTTCATACAACAAGGTCATGGGACTTCATAGGCTTATCTCAGAATGTCAAGAGAACAAGTATAGAGAGTGATATAATTGTTGGAGTAATAGATTCAGGAATTTGGCCGGAGTCTGATAGCTTTGATGACGAAGGATTTGGTCCACCACCACAAAAATGGAAAGGCACTTGCCATAACTTCACCTGCAACAA TAAAATCATTGGAGCAAAATATTTTCGCATGGATGGTTCATATGAAAAGAATGACATCATATCTCCAAGGGATACAATTGGGCATGGAACTCACTGTGCATCCACTGCTGCTGGAAACTCAGTTATTGAGTCCACAAGTTTCTTTGGCCTTGCCTCAGGGACTGCAAGAGGAGGAGTTCCATCAGCACGCATTGCTGTATACAAATCTTGTTGGTCAAGTGGTTGTGATGATGCTGACATCCTTCAAGCATTTGATGAAGCAATTGAAGATGGTGTTGATATCATTTCCATTTCACTTGGACCTAGAGAAGTTGAATATAGTGACTATTTCAATGATGTGTTCGCCATAGGGGCTTTCCATGCAATGAAGAAAGGAATACTAACCTCCATTTCTGCTGGTAATAGTGGTCCAGAGTTTTATACAATATCTAAAAATGCACCATGGTCACTTTCTGTAGCTGCTAGCACTATAGACAGAAAGTTTTTTACCCGTGTTCAATTGGGTGATGGCACAATCTATGAG GGAGTTTCAGTAAATACGTTTGATCTAAAAAATGAGAGTTATCCTTTAATTTATGGTGGAGATGCACCCAATATCACTGGTGGATACAATAGTTCCATATCGAG GTTATGCCTGCAAGATTCTTTGGATGAGGATTTGGTGAAAGGAAAGATTGTTTTGTGTGATGGTTTTCGAGGTCCTACATCTGTGGGATTGGTTTCTGGAGCAGCTGGTATTTTACTAAGAAGTTCAAGGTCAAAAGATGTGGCTTATACATTTGCATTGCCAGCAGTTCACCTTGGCCTAAATTATGGGGCACTTATACAATCTTACATAAATCTAACAAG TGATCCAACTGCCACTATATTTAAGAGTAATGAAGGCAAAGACTCATTTGCACCTTACATAGCTTCATTCTCATCTAGAGGACCAAATGCAATCACTCCAAACATTCTTAAG CCTGATTTAGCTGCTCCAGGAGTTGAAATTTTAGCAGCATGGTCAACAATTGTCCCTCCTTCTAATGTTAAAGGTGATAAGAGAATAGCAAACTATACCATACAATCTGGAACTTCAATGGCATGCCCTCATGCTACTGCGGCAGCTGCCTATATCAAATCCTTTCATCCTAATTGGTCACCTGCCGCAATCAAATCAGCATTAATGACTACTG CTACCCCAATGAGTGTTGCACTTGACCCTGAAGCCGAATTTGCTTATGGTGCGGGGCAAATTCATCCCATCAAGGCATTGAATCCTGGCTTAGTATATGATGCCAGTGAAATCGATTACGTCAACTTTCTAGGTGAACAAGGTTACGATACCAAAAAGCTAAGAAGTATTACAAATGATAATAGTAGTTGTACACAACCCAGTGATGGAATAGGTTGGGATTTAAATCTCCCATCTTTTGCTGTAGCAGTGAACACCTCAACATCTTTTAGTGGTGTTGTTTTTCATAGAACCGTTACAAATGTTGGATTTGCTACATCAACATATAAAGCTAGAGTAACTATACCTTCATCTTTTTTGAAGTTCAAAGTGGAGCCAGATGTTTTGTCCTTCTCATTTGTGGGTCAAAAGAAGTCCTTCACCCTTAGGATTGAAGGGAGGCTTAATTTTGATatagtttcttcttctttgatttGGGATGATGGAACTTTTATAGTAAGGAGTCCTATTGTCATGTTTGCTGCATAA